The Bacilli bacterium PM5-9 DNA segment TTCATAACTGCTTGCTAAATGTTCATCATCATATTTAACGTATGAAATATAGCTTTTTTCAAAGTTTAAATCACGAGCTAATGCTTGATTAGGAATGAATTTTAGTACAACCATACAAATAAAAATTGCAGGTAAAATATATAAATAAGATTTATTAATTTCTTTTTCTTTAATATTTAAAGCAAAAACACAGACAAATCCAGTGAAAAAGGCAATTAATGCACCAATATAATTTACATATACTCCAAGTGCGAATGAAATAGTAATTAGTGAAATAAAAATTAAATTTCTTAAATTAAGTTTGATTATATTTTTTTCACTTGGCAAAAATATTGTACCTATATATGCACCAGCAAGTAAGGCAATTATTGGAAATGAACCTAAGTAAACATTTCCACCACCAACAAACAACATTGATGCAAAAATCATTAATAATCCTATTCCATATACAATCATTGTTTTTTTAGTGCCTAATCTTATTTCAATATATGAATTGTATTGATAAAAAACATAAAGGAAAATAAAGATTGATAAAAAACTATTGTTTAAAAATAAGCCAGTGAATAAACGATAATACTGTCCTAATTGAGTAAAGAATACATCATACCATGCAAAGTTATAAAAGAAATCAGTTGTATTTAAAAGCATATACATCGCAAAGATATTAATAAAAATAAATGCTAATGAAAAATATCTTGTGAATTTAGTTTTTTTACTTATTTCTTTAAAACTAAACATTTCTGTAATTTTTCTTTCTTGTGTTTGTCGACTATTAGAAGGTGTTTGATTATTTTGTAAAAATTGATTTACTTGGTCTAAATTAAAAAGTGATGATAATAAAGGAAACTCACTATTTAAG contains these protein-coding regions:
- a CDS encoding hypothetical protein (product_source=Hypo-rule applied; cath_funfam=1.20.1540.10; superfamily=144091; transmembrane_helix_parts=Inside_1_173,TMhelix_174_196,Outside_197_215,TMhelix_216_238,Inside_239_250,TMhelix_251_270,Outside_271_274,TMhelix_275_297,Inside_298_303,TMhelix_304_323,Outside_324_326,TMhelix_327_346,Inside_347_354,TMhelix_355_377,Outside_378_420), translating into MNNNFIDGLKMIELSRFFMSKYNYREVEIKNVEGIFIENRMAKYPLIRICSKSFQDIAQFNEDLAVIKRVIVEYKTISQLEDVRCLCIYFDGVVEEKVDDIYSLVLKDNNDISQSAILNSEFPLLSSLFNLDQVNQFLQNNQTPSNSRQTQERKITEMFSFKEISKKTKFTRYFSLAFIFINIFAMYMLLNTTDFFYNFAWYDVFFTQLGQYYRLFTGLFLNNSFLSIFIFLYVFYQYNSYIEIRLGTKKTMIVYGIGLLMIFASMLFVGGGNVYLGSFPIIALLAGAYIGTIFLPSEKNIIKLNLRNLIFISLITISFALGVYVNYIGALIAFFTGFVCVFALNIKEKEINKSYLYILPAIFICMVVLKFIPNQALARDLNFEKSYISYVKYDDEHLASSYENRIDKHYKKIGVIDYDE